In Cydia strobilella chromosome 8, ilCydStro3.1, whole genome shotgun sequence, one DNA window encodes the following:
- the LOC134743345 gene encoding uncharacterized protein LOC134743345 has product MASAFSVGVVSVVFINFVQYASSIFCYDCNSAFDPRCGEEFDSFSLGVVNCSLRDPPDHINVSEPRICRSIKMEIYGKVRVVRQCGYIEDERSEKNCQRRPGNGDLFVTYCSCNTDLCNQAPQHGLAAAFVVNRVPWSPV; this is encoded by the exons ATGGCGTCAGCGTTTAGTGTCGGGGTTGTTTCGGTGGTTTTCATCAATTTTGTTCAGTATG CATCGTCCATCTTCTGCTATGACTGCAACAGCGCATTTGACCCACGATGCGGGGAAGAGTTCGACTCTTTCAGCCTCGGTGTGGTCAACTGCTCGCTACGTGACCCTCCTGACCATATAAACGTGTCTGAGCCGAGAATCTGCAGATCAATTAAGATGGAGA tATATGGCAAAGTCCGCGTCGTCCGCCAATGTGGCTACATCGAAGACGAACGGAGCGAGAAGAACTGTCAACGCAGGCCAGGCAACGGGGACTTGTTCGTCACATACTGCTCATGTAATACTGATCTATGCAACCAAGCGCCCCAACACGGGTTGGCAGCTG cgttcgtggtcaacagggTACCGTGGTCACCCGTataa